CGGTCCACCGAGTTTTACTCGGTAACTCGCCGGGCCAATCCGACCCTGTACAAATGTTGCATTATGTATTGTTTAACTATTGatgaaataaacatattatttaaataaataaaataaatattttattaatattaatagttagaattttaattttgcatctatactgaatacaaatataaaaaaataataaaagtataatttattaaagaaaaattgcaGATTGATGaggataaaattatatcaattgtaAAAAGCATATGTCTCATGTGTGTGCAAAGCTGTAAGCATAAAGTAAGTTAACTGAATAATTTAGCTTGAATGTTGTACTGttgtataatcattattattttttgtttagctAACTGATTTGGAAATAAAAGAATCACTGACAGAATATGGTTTTAATGAAACTAAATTagacatgattatattattttttgaaaaccaaAAACCCTACTTACTAGATATTTTATCATCTAGTGCGTTGGTATTCCCACACTTCAAAGAACTAGAGTGGCGATTTGAAACTGATGTAAGTTAAGTACATAGAAATatgatcaatttaaaaatatattttaattttctttatgaaaaaaattgaactcttacaagaatatatttataactacctTAGTGTATAATTGTTTGCCATTATCATTCTCACTttagacagttttttttttaagaaacctacttattacaaataaatgcttacaactgtaaaatataattaattaagttttaatgaattgtattaaattttagcATAAGGGtaacaaaatattaggtatttagataTCCACAACTCAAGTAGTTTTATACAGCATACATTCTATGTGGAAGatgtgtaattatatattatatttatgtgcttTTATAACTAGGGTATTGAatttaatagattaaaatactttaagaaatataccaaaaatgcattcaaatttcaaaatatgcactatacaatcaaaatttaaacaaataaaaccaattatgttttattggaaagaaaaaacaatattattaattattttaataagataacaaaaaaattcataaaaagagtgtaaaaaattttaattgacaaaaattattaaaaaatatcaaaaaaaaaaacaaataaacaggAATAATGgccaaaaaataactataaatcaaAAAcgtcaataaatgtataataaaagtttcataattGAATTTGTTGGTACTTTACTATACTTAATATTGTTCGATAAGCTAAAAATGATGCATTTTCCTACACATTTTTGAccctaattatatataaaatgtaaaatgattataaaatgtgCCTGACGACTGCAAAGAAGTTtgggataaaaaaatattgcgttGAAAATTGTCATTACTTTAGGTagaaaataaaggaaaaaaatatgaactgcTATttgtttacaatgatttgtataATTTCTTGTTATAGGCATAAGTTTACTTTCtctgtatattaggtatttattatctGTATTAAAATAGCATGTAAATATTAGCTAAAAGGAGGCTTAATAGACAACAACTATAACTATTctactattaaaaatgttacctacaaagatatattttataagctattatactgaaatagtaaaatgtagATTACAATACTTACTTCAAATTGTATCTTTTATCctttatatattaatcaattagtaaagttcaaaaatactaAGTAAATCAAATGAATCTTGTttacattcaaaaatttaaaaatgatttgatatttaaaaagaacTACATTTATTAACCTTTAGgtcgtatatttatatataaatataaataattatgtatatataattatatatccataatatatattttgaaagcataataataaaggtataaataaatatatagatgctactaatcataatatattatgtatacagatGGGATCCAGATCTTTATTACATCAAACCGTACCAGTTGTTACATTGAAATTAGATTTAGAAAAAAAGGGTATTTCCGAATCATTATTCCTACAAACAAATCCATTAAACTTGGTTCATATCAAAGATACGCTAGAGGCTGCTTTGAAACAGAATCAATCCCAATGGATAAGGAAAATACgtagaaaattgaaataaaggtaTAActgttataaacaatataaatgacTTTGATAGTTTGATTAAACATATTCCATGAGATTAAGTTAGTTGGATTCTTAGACTTTATCTTCGGATATAGTTGTTTGAGCAGAAGCTACTGATTTTGAATCGCTCCTGTCATCTTCTAATTTTCCACATACAAGACATGGGAACTTCTTATCTAATGCCAATCTATATTTCggatgactataaaaataacattaataaacagCATTTGTGGATAcaattgtagtttatttaatacCCACCTAATTGCATATACTATTGGATTGTACACAGCATTGGCTTTAGCGAAAACCGATCCCCAGATTGTAAATAATGGATCAATTGtcattaattgaaatattccAGCAAAGTTGATAACCATATATGGTGTCCAAGCCATGAACCATAGTGAAATTGTCATTAAAGCCACTTTAGCCAGCTTAAATTCTGCACTAGTATTGCTCTGATCTCCGGATCTCAGAGAAgacacattcattttttttgcttGTTCTCTCATAGATTTCTCATGTGATGCTACTgcctatttcaaaaattatttttaactatgtgtttttttcttttacagttattttaaattttaccttcACAATGAAATAGTATGCATAAATGATGACCAacaatggtaaataatatgcaaatattgCATATACCAAAACATAACTACGACTGTGCCATGCCAGAGTTAAATAATCAGTGCCACATGCTGTCATATTTGCTTCTGGTACATATCTACAAGACATACATTTAAATCATGctttaaatacagttttttttttatttaccggCTCCATCCAAAAAATGGGGTTAAAGTCCAGAAAAGACCATGCagatatatacaaaatatttgtaatagtgCTAACTTGGTTGTCATAGGTTTTGCAGATAATCCCttaaacatacaaattgtattttatcctttgagaattcaataaataaatgatttatataatattatgatattatttacatgtttttttttatttttacctttacTATTACATTATAACGATCTAAAGCTATAAAAACCATTGTCCATATTGATGTGACCCCAAATAGTGATCCAAACATAGCATACAACTCGCAAGCAAAAGGTCCTTTAACATAATTTGTGTaatcaattgaaaatataacattactAAATGTATATAGTACCAAACATCCATGTCTCGTAAAAACAATTCCAAACCATTGCAGGACACATGGTGAACATCAAACAGAAATCAGAAAACGCCAAGTTAACTATCAGTAAGTTGGAAGGCGTTCTAAGATTTTTTGTacaggtaaatatatatatcaccaTTCCATTACCCACGACCGACAAAATTCCCAAGAAGAAAATAGTAACACCCAACCATTTGTACCACATTGATTCCATTGGAGGAAATTGATACCTTGAGAACATGGGTacgaacatttaaatttaaaatttgaataattttttattataatattttaatttacttaccaAGAAGGATCGATCAGATGCATCATATCTGCTGGAACTCGATCAACCACAGTTTCATTTCCAAAACCTCCTTCGGCAACCCAGTTCTCTTGCCGTTCATAATGAGATCCGATTTTATTTAGCATtctgtaatacctacctaaatagtcaataattatgaactatttatcaaatacaataaattttaaattacctaatgCACACTTACTTTGCAAATGttagtatacttaaaaaaaatatattaaacaaatcttTTTGTCGTTTGTGCTAAGAATTCAAGAAGCTTAACAAAACTTTAAACTGTTTAAAGCCATTTATGTCTAATACTACTCTATCATCGATGCTCCAGTAGAATGTGACCATTGAATTGACTGTCAGATATTGAAGTAGTACTGCCGACTGCCGTATATTCTCCGATTACTCGTCCAAGAAAGGACTGTAACTTTCTTACACTTCAGTTGTCCTTTTTTAAATAAGAGCCTAGAATCGAAACCCTACCAATGCCATCTTCTATCTGTCTTAAGGGTGTAGTATGTTTTTAAACAGATTATTCTTAATGCTGATACCAAGGTTGAAGTTTATTGTAGGGTTTTAATGCACGACTTTGGACGTTATGTAAATTTCTTATCCCATGCAAtgggtattattaaattaagttacgAACGTCTCAAAATTAATACCTTttcataatgtaataaatatgtttttgtcgatttcttaataattagggatacgtataaaaaaactaaaaatagaatataaaatatttaaacatcaaagtgatatactataatattctatatagtcGTAAGTTTGAATCTTAATATTTGTATCtatgttgttataaattaaaaactatggatatgattattgatattgtttagtagaaatttgaacttttgaaggttcttatacagttatacttataattgttcaatattgtacctgtctacatttatttcaatttttaatacatattacctatatagacaatattataatatatggatggGTAGTGGGTACCATACACATTTtctgtacctatttgaaatgtGAATTTTTTCCACACGGAGTATTGCATCATACAATTTGCATGTACctatggaaatattttaaaatctattttttaagaGAAGCCTTATAAGtcattatgacttatgaatattaaaacaaaacactgATTTGTGTAGGTGAATATCGATTTACCTATGTCTACGTAGACCttagataattgtttttattttaataattttttttacactagtaaaataatgaataggtTGGTAGATATCTAAATTCGATTACTTACTTTATAGATGTATTACCTAAATGCACGAAAAATATCTTgaacagtaatttattaataataaaaaaaagcatcggtgatattatgtatgatttagTATGaccaaatttgaataaatcaattaattatcattattcattaggtatGAATCTATTacctaattttcatttttttattatttaattgcatttatttgCATTAAATATCGAAGTtaaaccttaaaatataaattaaagccACTCCAAGAATTAACCATACCAATagtaaaatcaactttattttttctaactgtaactactatatttttgaatggattctggtaaagcttttttttaaatggttattccgtaattaaaaaatctcaaaaatataaatcacggttttttttatagttattttttgttcaaatttggaggaaattacatatattaaataaccaaggataacgattttattttgttgtaatttaataatattaattcaactcaccggctaccgtatttattaatacataataacaatataaatataatataaaatatccacagttcacactgacaaatcgtcaccgctcagaattgtttttcgtatacaataatattatatcattgaattcaaatttaataccattcattatacagtgacccacttgaaaccaactgtacagcagagtgacatcctgcacttacctacttttatttttactatcatgatgatatttatattttatacagggtgtatcttatgttaTTGTAcgcggattttttttttaacaattatggaTCAATGACAttgaatttcgttaaaacgaaaaaaaaacgtgtttacGTGGAACTGTGGAAGTGGAACCTTgttattgtaagttttcaatccttaactataaaagttgaacactttatacatttttaactacaaaatcatttttaaattttaaatatataatacatatgttgtcaaaaatcgaacttaaaagcttattaaaaaaattgtgcctatgtatttttaatatttttcaactgctatttaagcaatatatcaggagccttgtattaaatttttacgctttttggcccaacaaataaaagtttattgatatttatttgataaaatatttcttatagacattttttttttgataaagatagacaaacttatgaggaatcttgtataacatttcaaatcttagatttaaaaaaaaagttttatgaattctcaattcaaaataatttgctaattttcgttatttttccgtattttgtcaagatttgaactttaaatgcttacaaaaaaaattgtgactagatttttaatatttttaaaataccattgtaagaatatattaagagacttgtattacattttcaagcttttttatccaattttattgacaatcattgaaaaaaaaaactaaaaaaattgaaaattgataaagtccgtaaacagctcaaaacaattcttaatattttgaatattatatggtgtataggaaatgcttaaatataaattttcagtGTACATATCATGTATCTACGGCATTAGTTTTAGAGTTAGGTACGacaaaatccaaaatcgattttgtcaaaaatacccgttttccttaatttttatgttgtttttcccggcgcttttgaaaactattgggaattttaaattttgacctcccaaatgcaccaaaTTTTCCATCGAAAAAGataatgttgaagaaaatcgaagcagttttactgccccgaACCGTGAcgagacacaaaaattaaaaaaacacatctttgtaagatcaatacattcatcgctccgctcagaatctaaaattactcaaaatatttttgtagttcTGAATGTttgtgaataaatgtatatactttgCATGTTGTAAAGAGTGGGCTGACCCACCAGCACCCACCCCGTATATGCACCCctacatacacatattatattatatcagaatATGCCAACCATGGttaattaaatcttattttatattaatgagtC
This portion of the Acyrthosiphon pisum isolate AL4f chromosome A1, pea_aphid_22Mar2018_4r6ur, whole genome shotgun sequence genome encodes:
- the Commd2 gene encoding COMM domain-containing protein 2 — translated: MSSVKEVFKISFQLLAQQTDNVIKDFLRLTKDFMDNGPNSSLYNKAAEKLQIDEDKIISIVKSICLMCVQSCKHKLTDLEIKESLTEYGFNETKLDMIILFFENQKPYLLDILSSSALVFPHFKELEWRFETDMGSRSLLHQTVPVVTLKLDLEKKGISESLFLQTNPLNLVHIKDTLEAALKQNQSQWIRKIRRKLK
- the LOC100168652 gene encoding opsin-1; amino-acid sequence: MLNKIGSHYERQENWVAEGGFGNETVVDRVPADMMHLIDPSWYQFPPMESMWYKWLGVTIFFLGILSVVGNGMVIYIFTCTKNLRTPSNLLIVNLAFSDFCLMFTMCPAMVWNCFYETWMFGPFACELYAMFGSLFGVTSIWTMVFIALDRYNVIVKGLSAKPMTTKLALLQIFCIYLHGLFWTLTPFFGWSRYVPEANMTACGTDYLTLAWHSRSYVLVYAIFAYYLPLLVIIYAYYFIVKAVASHEKSMREQAKKMNVSSLRSGDQSNTSAEFKLAKVALMTISLWFMAWTPYMVINFAGIFQLMTIDPLFTIWGSVFAKANAVYNPIVYAISHPKYRLALDKKFPCLVCGKLEDDRSDSKSVASAQTTISEDKV